The following are encoded together in the Chaetodon auriga isolate fChaAug3 chromosome 4, fChaAug3.hap1, whole genome shotgun sequence genome:
- the c1qtnf6b gene encoding complement C1q tumor necrosis factor-related protein 1 produces the protein MTAMLAVCVRLLLLLPLVCCVPSPSRPPSRLCRRCCDHTEPPAATAQYQMPEVRTVINMTILKGDKGDKGDKGTPGKPGLEGPPGFRGPVGLKGSKGQAGAPGDACKIPHSSFSVGRRKSLHSVDYYQALVFDTVFVNIHEHFNMFKGKFYCYVPGIYFFNINIHTWNFKETYLHLMHNDKEQVILYAQPSERSIMQSQSVMLDLALNDEVWVRLYKRERENAVYSDDVDVYITFNGYLVAPSIQ, from the exons ATGACAGCCATGTTGGCGGTGTGTGTGAGGCTCCTTTTGCTCCTCCCTCTGGTTTGCTGCGTCCCCTCCCCCTCCAGACCTCCTTCCAGACTCTGCAGGCGGTGCTGCGACCACACGGAGCCGCCAGCAGCCACAGCCCAATATCAGATGCCTGAGGTCCGCACTGTCATCAACATGACCATCCTCAAAG GTGATAAAGGAGACAAAGGCGACAAGGGCACACCTGGTAAACCTGGCTTAGAGGGACCTCCTGGCTTCCGAGGACCCGTTGGCCTTAAAGGCAGCAAAGGTCAGGCGGGTGCCCCTGGAGACGCCTGCAAGATCCCTCACTCTTCCTTCTCGGTGGGACGTCGCAAGTCCCTGCACAGCGTGGACTACTACCAGGCGCTGGTGTTCGACACGGTGTTCGTCAACATCCACGAGCACTTCAACATGTTCAAGGGCAAGTTCTACTGCTACGTGCCGGGGATCTACTTCTTCAACATTAACATCCACACCTGGAACTTCAAGGAGACCTACCTCCACCTGATGCACAACGACAAGGAGCAGGTGATCCTGTACGCTCAGCCCAGTGAGAGGTCCATCATGCAGAGCCAGAGTGTCATGCTGGATCTGGCGCTGAATGACGAGGTCTGGGTTCGGCTCTACAAGAGGGAGCGGGAGAACGCGGTCTACAGTGACGATGTGGATGTTTACATCACCTTCAACGGATACCTGGTGGCACCCAGCATCCAGTGA